From Azospirillum sp. TSA2s, a single genomic window includes:
- a CDS encoding amino acid adenylation domain-containing protein, whose translation MDESTALTPRQRDILDAIANSAPDGSPLEVVIDLDGPLDADGLRRSVEQAAATFDALRTTLVPVPGFRTPRQVVGAVPAVAWTETDAGTATPLDPATGRVFRAQLSRQGAESATLTLAVSPLVCDRGGLVRLVAAIADLHTGGTPAAGIGLARFTAWREELDASDDAAHGRAYWAGLGLESLIDPRLPGPTPVIPGAGTATRSIPPQTAAGLASLGRPVDAVLQAAWWLLIARITGEEAFRGLWVNDPRRDYDMLADGIGAFEDTLPLALSLPGDETVDGLLARVASMMDAHRDAQEQRPDGILSPDTVAFTLTEAPEAIATGSLCWKPRGWPAPRPVGTLTLAVTMTGGLPLGITLHADPARIASAAVEALADQYLAALAALPGHRTSRVADLPLLAERDLRCHAALAGPEPAAAPTIPALLSNLAASRPDAPALQDGARRWSYGELDEVVGRLARHLHRDGVGPGQRVALVLPRSAELVIALHAVMRAGGAYVPVDPDWPEARRTAVIAAAAPCRVLESADLAALLAQPAPDAALPVATPLDAAYVLFTSGSTGTPKGVVIGQGQLASYVAAAGAALDLGTCRRFALTSTVAADLGNTTLFGVLAAAGCLVVADEATMTDGAAFARFIADEAIDCVKIVPSHLAALIDTPAPVLPGTLILGGESTGRPLLQAIRAAAPRCRIFNHYGPTETTVGVMVHALPPAGPLPERLPLDRVLAGSRVLLLDPAGRPVPIGAVGELVIGGPQVARGYLGRPDDPAFRADPERDGERLYRTGDLARLLPDGGLQLVGRADDQLKVRGFRVQPAEIEAAILSLPGVAQAAVKVWGEGRLIGYAIPSAGSVLDPAALREELRRRLPDAMVPAELLPLDRLPRLGNGKIDRVALPETARSTAGMDEAAAPLETLIAGLFAGLLERDRVGMAENLFDLGGHSLLVIKLVSRLRKRLGVEVPPGIVFDHPTPAGLARALRAGETEPGQLDRAAA comes from the coding sequence ATGGACGAGTCGACCGCCCTGACGCCGCGCCAGCGCGACATCCTCGACGCCATCGCCAACAGCGCTCCCGACGGCTCGCCGCTGGAGGTGGTCATCGATCTGGACGGCCCGCTCGACGCCGATGGGCTGCGCCGGTCGGTGGAGCAGGCCGCCGCGACCTTCGACGCGCTGCGCACGACACTGGTGCCGGTGCCGGGCTTCCGGACCCCGCGGCAGGTCGTCGGCGCCGTGCCTGCTGTCGCCTGGACGGAGACCGACGCCGGGACGGCCACGCCGCTCGACCCCGCCACCGGCCGGGTCTTCCGCGCGCAGCTGTCGCGGCAGGGAGCCGAAAGCGCCACCCTGACGCTGGCCGTCTCGCCACTGGTCTGCGATCGCGGCGGACTGGTCCGGCTCGTCGCCGCCATCGCCGACCTCCATACCGGCGGGACGCCCGCCGCCGGAATCGGCCTTGCCCGCTTCACCGCATGGCGGGAGGAGTTGGACGCGTCGGACGATGCGGCCCACGGACGCGCCTATTGGGCCGGCCTGGGGCTGGAATCCTTGATCGACCCACGGCTCCCCGGCCCGACTCCGGTCATTCCGGGAGCCGGCACCGCCACCCGCAGCATCCCGCCGCAGACCGCCGCCGGGCTCGCCAGCCTCGGGCGGCCGGTCGATGCCGTGCTGCAGGCCGCGTGGTGGCTGCTGATCGCGCGCATCACCGGCGAGGAGGCGTTCCGCGGCCTGTGGGTCAACGACCCGCGCCGCGACTACGACATGCTCGCCGACGGCATCGGTGCTTTCGAGGACACGCTCCCGCTGGCCTTGAGCCTGCCCGGCGACGAGACCGTCGACGGGCTGCTCGCCCGTGTCGCGTCGATGATGGACGCTCACCGCGACGCGCAGGAACAGCGCCCCGACGGCATCCTGTCGCCCGATACAGTGGCCTTCACCCTGACGGAAGCCCCGGAAGCCATCGCTACCGGCAGCCTGTGCTGGAAGCCACGCGGCTGGCCCGCGCCGCGACCGGTCGGCACCCTCACCCTGGCGGTGACGATGACCGGCGGCCTGCCGCTGGGCATCACCCTGCACGCCGACCCTGCCCGCATCGCATCCGCCGCCGTCGAGGCGCTGGCCGACCAGTATCTCGCCGCCCTGGCTGCCCTTCCCGGCCATCGCACCAGCCGTGTCGCCGACCTGCCGCTGCTGGCGGAGCGCGACCTCCGCTGCCATGCCGCTCTCGCCGGCCCCGAACCCGCCGCCGCGCCGACCATCCCCGCCCTGCTGTCCAACCTCGCCGCCAGCCGGCCCGACGCCCCGGCGCTGCAGGACGGCGCGCGCCGGTGGAGCTATGGCGAACTCGACGAAGTGGTCGGGCGTCTGGCCCGCCATCTGCACCGCGACGGGGTCGGACCGGGGCAGCGCGTGGCGCTGGTCCTGCCCCGCTCCGCCGAGCTGGTCATCGCCCTGCACGCGGTGATGCGGGCCGGCGGTGCCTATGTACCGGTCGATCCGGACTGGCCCGAGGCGCGGCGGACCGCGGTGATCGCAGCAGCAGCCCCCTGCCGGGTGCTGGAGTCCGCCGATTTGGCCGCCCTCCTGGCGCAGCCGGCGCCCGACGCCGCGTTGCCCGTCGCCACCCCACTGGATGCCGCTTACGTGCTGTTCACCTCAGGTTCCACCGGCACGCCGAAGGGCGTGGTGATCGGGCAGGGGCAGCTCGCATCCTATGTGGCGGCGGCCGGCGCGGCGCTCGACCTCGGGACTTGCCGCCGCTTCGCCCTGACCTCCACCGTCGCCGCCGATCTCGGCAACACCACGCTGTTCGGGGTGCTGGCCGCCGCCGGATGCCTCGTGGTGGCTGACGAGGCGACCATGACCGACGGCGCCGCCTTCGCCCGCTTCATCGCCGACGAGGCCATCGATTGCGTGAAGATCGTGCCGTCCCATCTGGCGGCCCTGATCGACACCCCGGCTCCGGTGCTTCCCGGCACGCTCATTCTCGGCGGGGAGTCCACCGGCCGGCCGCTTCTGCAGGCCATCCGCGCCGCGGCCCCCCGCTGCCGCATCTTCAACCATTACGGCCCTACCGAGACGACCGTCGGCGTGATGGTCCATGCGCTGCCGCCGGCAGGCCCGCTGCCGGAGCGGCTGCCGCTCGACCGCGTGCTGGCGGGAAGCCGGGTGCTGCTGCTCGACCCGGCGGGACGGCCGGTGCCGATCGGCGCCGTCGGCGAACTCGTCATCGGCGGTCCCCAGGTCGCCCGCGGCTATCTCGGCCGCCCGGACGATCCCGCCTTCCGCGCCGATCCGGAACGCGACGGAGAGCGGCTGTACCGCACCGGCGACCTTGCCCGGCTGCTGCCGGACGGCGGTCTCCAACTGGTCGGCCGCGCCGACGATCAGCTCAAGGTCCGCGGCTTCCGCGTCCAACCGGCGGAGATCGAGGCCGCCATCCTCTCCCTGCCCGGCGTCGCCCAGGCGGCGGTGAAGGTCTGGGGCGAAGGACGGCTGATCGGCTACGCCATTCCGTCCGCCGGGTCCGTCCTCGACCCGGCCGCCCTGCGGGAGGAACTGCGCCGCCGGCTGCCGGACGCCATGGTCCCGGCGGAGTTGCTGCCACTCGACCGTCTGCCGCGGCTCGGCAACGGCAAGATCGACCGGGTCGCCCTGCCGGAGACGGCGCGCTCCACCGCCGGGATGGACGAGGCAGCGGCACCGCTGGAAACGCTCATCGCCGGGCTGTTCGCCGGCCTGCTGGAGCGCGACCGGGTCGGCATGGCCGAAAACCTGTTCGACCTCGGCGGTCATTCGCTGCTGGTGATCAAGCTGGTGTCGCGCCTGCGCAAGCGGCTGGGCGTGGAGGTGCCGCCGGGCATCGTCTTCGACCACCCGACCCCCGCCGGTCTCGCCCGTGCGCTCCGCGCGGGAGAGACCGAGCCGGGGCAGCTCGACCGGGCCGCCGCCTGA